In Fluviispira sanaruensis, a genomic segment contains:
- a CDS encoding DHA2 family efflux MFS transporter permease subunit, translated as MASFHTETKSVVQGSKLLITIAAMIASLMAVLDISIVNVALNDIRASFGVQMDQVAWISTGYMMANVVVIPMTGFFQNRFGLKNYFLFSIALFIIASVLCAMSWNLSSLVIFRILQGAGGGAIIPTASTILISRYPREEQGMAQAFIGLGAITGPLLGPTVGGYLIDYSSWHLIFLINLPIGVLALMLAAASIKIENFIPSKEKIDKYGFLLLLIGLASLQFILEEGNRDDWFESRIIIFFSIVSLTCLVTLVVQQLEAKKPMINFRVFLEWNYLISTLINFMLGTILFGVSFLFSLYCANVMQYTPLNIGLLFLKGTFIQILIMPIIGKIVRFIDNRYLIAVGVVIVTISLWMNGNLNQSSSEFDLISILFLRAIGMSCLFIPLSLIAIMRIKTQELGNAVGLFNLTRELGGSIGIAWMSTLLVNHIKEFDFLLKVKVNIGNDIAENQLLLMQKMLVGKVLDSKQAAFQLLQNRVSLQSTIEAFNAGFLLLAFVFSTSLFMIFLIKNQRKVILSEKKEDEPLRNRAV; from the coding sequence ATGGCTTCATTTCATACAGAAACAAAATCTGTCGTACAGGGGTCAAAACTTTTAATAACGATAGCAGCTATGATTGCTTCTTTAATGGCTGTGTTAGACATTAGCATAGTGAATGTTGCTTTAAACGATATTCGTGCAAGTTTTGGCGTGCAAATGGATCAAGTTGCTTGGATTTCTACGGGATATATGATGGCAAATGTTGTCGTTATCCCGATGACAGGTTTTTTTCAAAATCGTTTTGGCTTAAAAAACTATTTTTTATTTTCCATCGCTTTGTTTATTATCGCGAGTGTACTATGTGCAATGTCTTGGAATCTTTCATCACTTGTCATCTTTCGCATTTTGCAAGGCGCTGGTGGTGGAGCAATAATTCCTACTGCGAGTACAATTCTGATTTCTCGTTATCCACGTGAAGAGCAAGGCATGGCACAAGCTTTTATAGGGCTTGGCGCAATCACGGGACCGCTCTTAGGTCCGACTGTCGGTGGATATTTAATAGATTATTCTAGTTGGCATTTAATCTTTTTAATCAATTTACCCATAGGTGTTTTAGCTCTCATGCTGGCTGCAGCGAGCATAAAAATAGAGAATTTTATACCAAGTAAGGAAAAGATTGATAAATATGGATTCCTCTTACTTTTGATCGGACTTGCTAGCTTGCAATTTATTTTAGAAGAAGGAAATCGAGATGATTGGTTTGAAAGTAGAATTATTATTTTCTTTTCTATTGTCAGTTTGACATGTCTTGTTACTTTGGTTGTTCAGCAACTCGAAGCAAAAAAACCAATGATCAACTTTCGTGTTTTCCTAGAATGGAATTATTTAATTTCAACTTTGATTAATTTTATGCTTGGCACTATTCTTTTTGGTGTCTCATTTTTATTTTCACTTTATTGTGCAAATGTAATGCAATATACCCCTTTAAATATTGGCTTGCTCTTTTTAAAGGGAACTTTTATACAAATACTAATCATGCCAATTATTGGTAAAATAGTGCGATTTATTGACAATCGCTATTTAATAGCAGTCGGTGTTGTTATAGTTACAATAAGTTTATGGATGAATGGTAACTTAAATCAATCAAGTAGCGAGTTTGACTTAATATCAATTTTATTTTTAAGAGCCATTGGCATGAGTTGTTTATTTATTCCATTATCACTGATTGCAATTATGAGGATAAAAACTCAAGAATTGGGCAATGCTGTGGGTCTGTTCAATCTCACCCGTGAGCTTGGGGGATCTATAGGCATTGCTTGGATGAGTACTTTGCTTGTCAATCATATCAAAGAATTTGATTTTTTATTAAAAGTTAAAGTGAATATTGGCAATGATATTGCAGAAAATCAATTGCTCCTTATGCAAAAAATGTTGGTTGGAAAAGTATTAGATTCCAAACAAGCTGCTTTTCAATTGCTACAAAATAGGGTCAGTTTGCAATCAACAATTGAAGCATTCAACGCTGGATTTTTATTATTGGCTTTTGTTTTTTCCACATCGCTCTTCATGATATTTCTAATAAAAAATCAAAGAAAAGTGATTTTATCAGAAAAAAAAGAAGACGAACCGCTTAGAAATAGAGCCGTTTAG
- a CDS encoding ABC transporter ATP-binding protein translates to MTQGCILEFKNISKNYGKKCIIKNLNLNIFHNEVIGLLGVNGAGKTTTIKLMLGLETPSAGEIKLFGKNPTNPAARIHIGATPQNIEFPEGIKTSEILKFIHSHYPNPFPIQEMIEKFGLNTFLEHKATKLSGGQKRRLALALAFIGNPKIVFLDEPTTGLDVEARKLLWEVIKEYKNKGKTIFLTTHYLEEIEQIATRILFLQKCEIIADESVEGIQKIANSKLAKVSFECGTQCEFDNFNSIDSITKNKTNYILTTKNSDQLICELVNNNIPFSNLQIKKENLESAFLNLSKGE, encoded by the coding sequence ATGACGCAAGGTTGTATCTTAGAGTTTAAAAATATATCCAAAAATTATGGCAAAAAATGCATAATTAAAAACCTTAATTTAAACATTTTTCACAATGAGGTGATCGGACTTCTCGGTGTGAATGGTGCGGGTAAAACGACAACAATCAAATTGATGCTTGGACTAGAAACACCTTCAGCAGGCGAAATAAAACTTTTTGGCAAGAATCCAACCAACCCTGCTGCGCGTATCCATATTGGTGCCACCCCCCAAAATATTGAATTTCCAGAAGGGATTAAGACCAGCGAAATTCTAAAATTCATACATTCACATTATCCAAATCCCTTTCCTATTCAGGAAATGATCGAAAAATTTGGCTTAAATACTTTTTTAGAGCACAAAGCAACAAAGTTATCTGGCGGACAAAAAAGAAGATTGGCATTAGCGCTCGCATTTATTGGCAACCCTAAAATTGTTTTTTTAGATGAACCCACGACTGGGCTTGATGTCGAAGCCAGAAAATTACTTTGGGAAGTTATCAAGGAATATAAAAATAAAGGTAAAACCATTTTTTTAACCACCCACTATTTGGAAGAAATCGAACAAATAGCCACTCGTATTCTTTTTCTACAAAAGTGTGAAATTATTGCTGATGAAAGTGTTGAAGGTATTCAAAAAATCGCTAATTCAAAGCTTGCAAAAGTCTCATTTGAATGCGGAACACAATGTGAATTTGACAATTTCAATTCGATCGATTCAATTACTAAAAACAAAACAAATTATATTTTAACAACAAAAAACTCAGATCAACTTATTTGTGAACTTGTAAATAATAATATTCCATTTTCAAACTTACAAATAAAGAAAGAAAATTTAGAATCTGCATTTTTAAATTTATCTAAAGGGGAATAA
- a CDS encoding HlyD family secretion protein: MLQNKFRDFKKKKSAKVFIGILSVSIIFLSVYWLLTFGSESTDASQIEGHIVTVSPQISGKIVKIFVSDNQNINEGEPLVELDSEQQKVEVALAKADLDAAKASLAQAESELSRMDKNYLATLTQAKGGLTQASSGIITSAEAVKQAKANLESSVSAEALAKKNLERYLSLKNQGAVSQAELDNQQNQYEQARAALRSAQAQVASMQASRTQSSGGLQQAKGQLLQAESLENQVKSFAAAVNLAQAKVKKAEAALEQAELKLSYTFVKAPFSGTVSNKTVEIGKIVQAGSPLLSIVSLSDTWVIANFKENQLKNIRPGQKVKIKVDSYPAKTISGIVKGLSGASGSTFALLPPDNSAGNFVKVTQRFPVKIEITARPDDIVLRPGMSTVVTVATR, translated from the coding sequence ATGCTGCAAAATAAATTTCGTGATTTTAAAAAAAAGAAATCAGCAAAAGTTTTTATAGGAATATTGAGTGTTTCAATTATATTTTTGAGTGTTTACTGGCTATTAACCTTTGGCAGCGAAAGCACCGATGCATCGCAAATTGAAGGGCATATCGTTACAGTATCACCTCAAATTTCAGGTAAAATTGTAAAAATATTTGTGTCTGACAACCAAAATATAAATGAAGGGGAGCCGCTTGTTGAACTTGACAGTGAGCAACAAAAAGTAGAGGTGGCACTTGCAAAAGCAGATTTAGATGCTGCCAAAGCATCACTCGCTCAAGCTGAATCTGAACTTTCGCGCATGGATAAAAATTATTTAGCGACTTTAACTCAAGCTAAAGGAGGTCTAACACAAGCCAGTTCTGGGATTATTACCAGTGCAGAGGCTGTGAAACAGGCAAAAGCAAATCTCGAATCGAGTGTCAGTGCAGAAGCTCTCGCTAAGAAAAACTTAGAGCGTTATCTCAGTTTGAAAAACCAAGGTGCTGTTTCTCAAGCAGAACTCGACAATCAGCAGAATCAGTATGAACAGGCTCGTGCTGCGCTCCGCTCTGCGCAAGCGCAAGTGGCAAGTATGCAAGCATCACGAACACAGTCGTCTGGAGGCTTACAGCAAGCAAAAGGACAGCTTTTACAAGCTGAATCATTAGAAAATCAGGTTAAATCTTTTGCTGCTGCAGTAAATTTAGCTCAAGCAAAAGTGAAAAAAGCAGAAGCTGCACTCGAACAAGCAGAATTAAAGTTAAGTTACACGTTCGTAAAAGCACCATTTTCTGGAACTGTGTCCAATAAAACAGTTGAAATTGGAAAAATTGTGCAAGCAGGTTCACCGCTTTTATCTATTGTTTCTTTATCTGATACATGGGTTATCGCTAATTTTAAAGAAAATCAATTAAAAAATATACGACCTGGGCAAAAAGTAAAAATTAAAGTTGACAGTTATCCAGCAAAAACTATTTCTGGGATTGTAAAAGGATTATCAGGTGCTTCTGGGTCGACTTTTGCTTTATTGCCGCCAGATAATTCGGCAGGAAACTTTGTTAAAGTAACGCAGAGATTTCCTGTAAAGATCGAAATCACTGCCCGTCCAGATGATATTGTTTTAAGGCCGGGAATGAGCACAGTTGTTACTGTTGCTACGCGATAA
- a CDS encoding peptide MFS transporter, with translation MQNSNKNFHPIGMYILALTEVFERLSFFTLIFLLVLYVSSPTSENGLGWSKADALTLSGLFMLAAYIFPIIGSLLADKYLGHYRSILLGGGVILLGHIFMFFSENITFLYLALFFIALGTAFFKPCIPVLIGNLYKWNDPRRESGYCWYYCGINIGIMFAGITSGLLLQKFGYHVALSSAGFGMVLGILVFILGRKHLVLSQTHEADLRKGSGDLSLLQLKALSILLLSLCFFCLWAIIYNLCTTGTLSLFIEHNTHKVVFNYDIPVAFFSALQGLTIIVATPFITSFLAKRSAKNKYPHFFSQMNFALLVCTVSLIYFTILTLKFNKILYLPKPFYSYEIAFFLFIFTLSEAIINPIMMSAISLIAPEKLKSFFQSIYLACYGIAAFIAAKIGAYALENPFKIYLWVTVFVLFSTLFYFLIKRKMIHIVDKAMLEKNSCQF, from the coding sequence ATGCAGAATTCTAATAAAAATTTCCACCCAATTGGTATGTATATTTTAGCTCTCACTGAAGTATTCGAACGTTTAAGTTTTTTTACGCTTATTTTTTTATTGGTCTTGTATGTATCTTCGCCAACTAGCGAAAATGGTTTAGGCTGGAGCAAAGCCGATGCATTAACTCTCAGTGGTCTGTTTATGCTTGCAGCCTATATTTTTCCAATCATTGGTTCACTCTTAGCAGATAAATATTTAGGACATTATCGTTCGATCCTCTTAGGTGGAGGTGTCATATTGCTTGGGCATATTTTTATGTTTTTTTCAGAAAATATAACATTTTTATATTTAGCTTTATTTTTTATTGCGCTAGGAACAGCATTTTTTAAACCTTGTATACCAGTCCTCATTGGCAATCTTTATAAATGGAATGATCCAAGGAGAGAATCAGGATATTGTTGGTATTATTGTGGGATTAATATTGGAATTATGTTTGCAGGAATAACAAGTGGACTTTTGCTACAAAAATTTGGTTATCACGTGGCACTTTCCTCTGCAGGTTTTGGCATGGTTTTAGGTATCTTAGTTTTTATTTTAGGTAGAAAGCACTTAGTTCTTTCGCAAACCCATGAGGCGGATTTACGGAAAGGATCCGGAGACTTATCTCTTTTACAATTAAAAGCGCTTTCTATTTTGCTTTTATCGCTATGTTTTTTTTGTCTGTGGGCGATCATTTATAATTTATGTACAACAGGAACACTTTCCTTATTTATTGAACATAATACTCATAAAGTTGTTTTTAATTATGATATTCCAGTAGCTTTTTTTTCGGCTTTACAGGGACTAACAATTATTGTAGCTACACCCTTTATAACTTCATTTTTAGCAAAAAGAAGTGCAAAAAATAAATATCCTCACTTCTTTTCGCAAATGAATTTTGCTCTTTTAGTTTGTACAGTGAGTCTTATTTATTTTACAATTTTAACTCTGAAGTTTAATAAAATTTTATATCTTCCAAAACCATTTTATTCTTATGAAATCGCATTTTTTCTTTTTATTTTCACATTAAGTGAGGCCATTATAAATCCAATCATGATGTCAGCTATCAGCTTAATAGCGCCTGAAAAATTAAAATCTTTTTTCCAATCCATCTATTTAGCATGTTATGGTATAGCGGCTTTTATCGCAGCAAAGATTGGTGCTTACGCTTTGGAGAATCCATTTAAAATTTATTTATGGGTCACTGTTTTTGTGCTCTTTTCAACCCTGTTTTATTTTTTAATAAAACGAAAAATGATTCATATTGTTGATAAAGCTATGCTTGAAAAGAACAGCTGTCAATTTTAA
- a CDS encoding GNAT family N-acetyltransferase, whose protein sequence is MNLAQQNRVGNIRRLTIKDHDKLFTILSQTFPGKITFAGHYQVLKDYLSRDEEKAISLEGIFSFGYFLDDELIGTYRIHSYKMNYGGSLIPVWGLGGVGVSLLYKKMKIAHKLLQHFSQQALDNNVSLTALYPFNYEFYKYFGYGYGSLMHKFEVSPNSFDKSVFITNEFQLRAAKPSDKECMLIQYNSFVKKQHGFFMRQEIAMDELFNADRQSYVCINNNKINGYITFKFVKLSQTNHFLNNIQICDLVYETPEVLHFIIAFLRKQADQIKKIVYITSDPNIIQLTQNPEANDQLIYHACHDNSRAGIALMYKITQLERYFKNLRNHSFGDWLPKFTLQIKTFGNDANKNTDSVHLLFEQGRTSILSKDFEVDYKTCAFNCQIKGRMDLLASLLLGSVSLGSLLQKGLIEFYADMEVQMAQNILQYIFSQYGELGCNAEF, encoded by the coding sequence ATGAACCTTGCTCAGCAAAATAGGGTTGGCAATATTCGCCGTCTCACAATAAAAGATCATGATAAATTATTTACAATTTTAAGCCAGACTTTTCCTGGGAAAATAACTTTTGCAGGACACTATCAGGTACTAAAGGATTATTTAAGTAGAGATGAAGAGAAAGCAATAAGTTTGGAAGGTATCTTTTCTTTTGGTTACTTTCTTGATGATGAACTCATCGGTACATATAGAATCCATTCTTATAAAATGAATTATGGCGGTTCATTGATTCCTGTTTGGGGTCTTGGTGGAGTTGGAGTTTCTCTACTCTATAAGAAGATGAAGATTGCTCATAAACTTTTACAACATTTTTCCCAACAAGCCTTAGATAATAATGTTTCACTAACAGCTCTTTATCCATTCAATTATGAGTTTTATAAATATTTTGGCTATGGATATGGTTCATTAATGCATAAATTTGAAGTGTCTCCGAATAGTTTTGATAAGAGCGTATTCATTACGAACGAGTTTCAGCTGCGAGCAGCTAAACCATCTGACAAAGAGTGTATGCTTATTCAGTACAATTCCTTCGTGAAAAAGCAGCATGGTTTCTTTATGCGGCAAGAAATTGCTATGGACGAGTTATTTAATGCGGATCGTCAATCTTATGTTTGTATAAATAACAATAAAATAAATGGTTATATAACTTTTAAATTTGTTAAGCTCAGTCAAACTAATCACTTTTTAAATAATATTCAGATATGTGATCTTGTGTATGAAACCCCAGAAGTGCTGCATTTTATTATTGCATTTTTAAGAAAACAAGCCGATCAAATCAAAAAGATTGTTTATATCACGAGTGATCCAAATATTATTCAACTTACGCAAAATCCAGAAGCAAATGATCAACTTATTTATCATGCCTGTCATGACAATAGCCGAGCGGGAATCGCTCTCATGTATAAAATAACTCAATTAGAAAGATACTTTAAGAATTTAAGAAATCATTCCTTTGGTGATTGGCTACCCAAATTTACTTTGCAAATAAAAACATTTGGGAATGATGCAAACAAGAATACTGACTCAGTTCATCTTTTATTTGAACAAGGCAGAACAAGTATTTTATCCAAAGATTTTGAAGTGGATTATAAAACCTGTGCTTTTAATTGCCAGATTAAAGGCAGAATGGATCTTTTAGCTTCGCTCTTGCTGGGCTCTGTTTCTCTTGGTTCACTGCTGCAAAAAGGTTTGATTGAATTTTATGCAGATATGGAAGTGCAAATGGCGCAAAATATTCTGCAATATATATTTAGCCAATATGGAGAGCTAGGTTGCAATGCAGAATTCTAA
- a CDS encoding superoxide dismutase, with product MAKEIRSFKHLLGKLDGISDPQLEAHFGLYEGYVKKLNEIEEKLEKVDKGLTNYSFGEYSELKRRHCVPYNGTYLHEMYFDNMLASESPSSEFEKLSKESFGSMDAWKADVKATGLAVPGWVVSCIETTTGKLRNVQIMEHHIGFPLNHTPVLVMDTWEHAFFLDYKANRGAYIDTFFKNINWSVVNARVKLAVV from the coding sequence ATGGCAAAAGAAATCCGTAGTTTTAAACACCTCTTGGGTAAACTTGATGGGATAAGCGATCCTCAATTGGAAGCTCATTTTGGCCTCTATGAAGGATATGTGAAAAAGTTAAATGAAATCGAAGAAAAACTTGAAAAAGTAGATAAAGGATTAACCAATTATAGTTTTGGCGAATATTCTGAACTTAAACGCCGTCACTGTGTTCCATATAATGGAACTTATTTACACGAAATGTATTTTGATAACATGTTGGCGAGCGAATCTCCTTCGTCTGAGTTTGAAAAATTATCTAAGGAAAGTTTTGGCAGCATGGATGCTTGGAAAGCAGATGTCAAAGCAACTGGTTTAGCTGTTCCAGGTTGGGTTGTTTCTTGTATTGAAACAACCACTGGAAAATTAAGAAATGTGCAAATTATGGAACATCACATTGGTTTTCCATTAAATCACACACCGGTGCTTGTGATGGACACTTGGGAGCATGCTTTCTTTTTAGATTACAAAGCCAATCGTGGAGCCTATATCGACACGTTCTTTAAAAATATAAATTGGTCAGTTGTGAATGCCCGCGTTAAGCTAGCCGTGGTTTAA